The Gadus macrocephalus chromosome 13, ASM3116895v1 genome includes a window with the following:
- the LOC132470136 gene encoding sodium-coupled neutral amino acid transporter 3-like isoform X2, producing MSGEMSGEMSEEKPAEGVPAEDNPVPNGRGHEAGDSAPAPTATAIAAPAEGAGKPEDTEAQRAESSEFLSAIDDKKNPRFTDFEGKTSFGMSVFNLGNAIMGSGILGLAYAMANTGVVLFLILLTVVAVLSSYSIHLLLKLSGIVGIRAYEQLGYRAFGTAGKMAAGIAITLQNIGAMSSYLYIVKYEFPLVIQAFLRLDKPEGEWYMNGNYLVIIVSILVILPLALMKQLGYLGYTSGFSLCCMVFFLIAVIYKKFNIPCPFVDFTLNATLIAVGNDTGPENPACIPKLVNLNSQTAYTIPILAFAFVCHPEVLPIYTELRNPTKKRMQHVSNISIAVMYTMYFLAALFGYLTFYGEVEAELLHTYSRIDPYDTLILCVRVAVLVAVTLTVPIVLFPVRRAIQQMLFPNKTFNWPRHVAIAVVLLSLINLLVIFAPNILGIFGIIGATSAPCLIFIFPAVFYLRIVPNEEEPLRSPPKIMAAIFAGIGFLFMIMSLSFIIIDWTSGSSSASSGH from the exons ATGAGCGGGGAGATGAGCGGGGAGATGAGCGAGGAGAAGCCCGCTGAGGGCGTGCCCGCGGAGGACAACCCGGTCCCCAACGGTCGGGGCCACGAGGCCGGCGACTCCGCCCCAGCCCCCACCGCCACGGCTATAGCGGCCCCTGCGGAGGGCGCCGGCAA ACCCGAGGACACAGAAGCCCAGCGAGCCGAGAGCTCGGAGTTCCTCTCAGCCATAGACGACAAGAAGAACCCGCGCTTCACAGAC TTCGAGGGGAAGACGTCCTTCGGGATGTCGGTGTTCAACCTGGGCAACGCCATCATGGGGAGCGGCATCCTAGGCCTGGCCTACGCCATGGCCAACACCGGTGTGGTTCTCTTCCT GATCCTCCTCACAGTCGTGGCGGTCCTGTCCTCCTACTCCATCCATCTGCTGCTCAAGCTGTCGGGGATCGTAG GTATCCGCGCCTACGAGCAACTGGGCTACAGAGCCTTCGGGACGGCGGGGAAGATGGCCGCAGGCATAGCGATCACCCTGCAGAACATTGGAg CCATGTCCAGTTATCTGTACATCGTCAAGTACGAGTTCCCTCTGGTCATCCAGGCCTTCCTGAGGCTGGACAAGCCTGAGGG AGAATGGTACATGAATGGAAACTATCTTGTGATCATCGTGTCCATTTTAGTGATTCTGCCCCTGGCTCTGATGAAACAGTTAG gGTACCTTGGCTACACGAGTGGCTTCTCCCTGTGCTGCATGGTGTTCTTCCTCATCGCA gtcatCTATAAGAAGTTCAACATCCCCTGTCCATTCGTGGACTTTACTCTCAACGCCACCCTCATCGCCGTGGGCAACGACACTGGCCCGGAAAACCCTGCCTGCATCCCCAAACTGGTCAACCTCAACTCCCAG ACGGCCTACACCATCCCCATCCTGGCCTTTGCCTTCGTGTGCCACCCTGAGGTGCTGCCCATCTACACTGAGTTGCGCAA CCCTACTAAGAAGAGGATGCAGCATGTGTCCAACATCTCCATCGCTGTCATGTACACCATGTACTTCCTAGCTGCTCTGTTTGGTTACCTGACCTTCTATG GTGAGGTTGAGGCTGAGCTGCTGCACACCTATAGCCGCATCGACCCGTACGACACGCTGATCCTGTGCGTCCGCGTGGCCGTGTTGGTCGCCGTGACGCTCACCGTCCCCATCGTACTGTTTCCT GTTCGGAGGGCCATTCAGCAGATGCTATTCCCCAACAAGACCTTCAACTGGCCGCGGCACGTTGCCATCGCCGTGGTCCTCCTCAGTCTCATCAACCTGCTGGTCATCTTCGCCCCCAACATCCTGGGCATCTTTGGCATCATCG GTGCCACGTCCGCCCCGTGCCTCATCTTCATCTTCCCCGCGGTCTTCTACCTGAGGATCGTTCCTAACGAGGAGGAACCGCTGAGATCGCCCCCCAAAATCATG
- the LOC132470136 gene encoding sodium-coupled neutral amino acid transporter 3-like isoform X1, protein MVLKGAPKAPVAPRGSRSLGTRENHEGPGPSSQRERSAREAQRQDTAQTPGEMSGEMSGEMSEEKPAEGVPAEDNPVPNGRGHEAGDSAPAPTATAIAAPAEGAGKPEDTEAQRAESSEFLSAIDDKKNPRFTDFEGKTSFGMSVFNLGNAIMGSGILGLAYAMANTGVVLFLILLTVVAVLSSYSIHLLLKLSGIVGIRAYEQLGYRAFGTAGKMAAGIAITLQNIGAMSSYLYIVKYEFPLVIQAFLRLDKPEGEWYMNGNYLVIIVSILVILPLALMKQLGYLGYTSGFSLCCMVFFLIAVIYKKFNIPCPFVDFTLNATLIAVGNDTGPENPACIPKLVNLNSQTAYTIPILAFAFVCHPEVLPIYTELRNPTKKRMQHVSNISIAVMYTMYFLAALFGYLTFYGEVEAELLHTYSRIDPYDTLILCVRVAVLVAVTLTVPIVLFPVRRAIQQMLFPNKTFNWPRHVAIAVVLLSLINLLVIFAPNILGIFGIIGATSAPCLIFIFPAVFYLRIVPNEEEPLRSPPKIMAAIFAGIGFLFMIMSLSFIIIDWTSGSSSASSGH, encoded by the exons ATGGTTCTTAAAGGGGCCCCCAAAGCACCGGTGGCCCCGCGGGGGTCCCGGAGCCTCGGGACACGAGAGAACCACGAGGGCCCGGGACCCTCCTCACAAAGGGAGAGGAGCGCAAGGGAAGCACAGCGGCAGGACACAG CCCAGACGCCCGGGGAGATGAGCGGGGAGATGAGCGGGGAGATGAGCGAGGAGAAGCCCGCTGAGGGCGTGCCCGCGGAGGACAACCCGGTCCCCAACGGTCGGGGCCACGAGGCCGGCGACTCCGCCCCAGCCCCCACCGCCACGGCTATAGCGGCCCCTGCGGAGGGCGCCGGCAA ACCCGAGGACACAGAAGCCCAGCGAGCCGAGAGCTCGGAGTTCCTCTCAGCCATAGACGACAAGAAGAACCCGCGCTTCACAGAC TTCGAGGGGAAGACGTCCTTCGGGATGTCGGTGTTCAACCTGGGCAACGCCATCATGGGGAGCGGCATCCTAGGCCTGGCCTACGCCATGGCCAACACCGGTGTGGTTCTCTTCCT GATCCTCCTCACAGTCGTGGCGGTCCTGTCCTCCTACTCCATCCATCTGCTGCTCAAGCTGTCGGGGATCGTAG GTATCCGCGCCTACGAGCAACTGGGCTACAGAGCCTTCGGGACGGCGGGGAAGATGGCCGCAGGCATAGCGATCACCCTGCAGAACATTGGAg CCATGTCCAGTTATCTGTACATCGTCAAGTACGAGTTCCCTCTGGTCATCCAGGCCTTCCTGAGGCTGGACAAGCCTGAGGG AGAATGGTACATGAATGGAAACTATCTTGTGATCATCGTGTCCATTTTAGTGATTCTGCCCCTGGCTCTGATGAAACAGTTAG gGTACCTTGGCTACACGAGTGGCTTCTCCCTGTGCTGCATGGTGTTCTTCCTCATCGCA gtcatCTATAAGAAGTTCAACATCCCCTGTCCATTCGTGGACTTTACTCTCAACGCCACCCTCATCGCCGTGGGCAACGACACTGGCCCGGAAAACCCTGCCTGCATCCCCAAACTGGTCAACCTCAACTCCCAG ACGGCCTACACCATCCCCATCCTGGCCTTTGCCTTCGTGTGCCACCCTGAGGTGCTGCCCATCTACACTGAGTTGCGCAA CCCTACTAAGAAGAGGATGCAGCATGTGTCCAACATCTCCATCGCTGTCATGTACACCATGTACTTCCTAGCTGCTCTGTTTGGTTACCTGACCTTCTATG GTGAGGTTGAGGCTGAGCTGCTGCACACCTATAGCCGCATCGACCCGTACGACACGCTGATCCTGTGCGTCCGCGTGGCCGTGTTGGTCGCCGTGACGCTCACCGTCCCCATCGTACTGTTTCCT GTTCGGAGGGCCATTCAGCAGATGCTATTCCCCAACAAGACCTTCAACTGGCCGCGGCACGTTGCCATCGCCGTGGTCCTCCTCAGTCTCATCAACCTGCTGGTCATCTTCGCCCCCAACATCCTGGGCATCTTTGGCATCATCG GTGCCACGTCCGCCCCGTGCCTCATCTTCATCTTCCCCGCGGTCTTCTACCTGAGGATCGTTCCTAACGAGGAGGAACCGCTGAGATCGCCCCCCAAAATCATG